A stretch of Chitinophaga caeni DNA encodes these proteins:
- a CDS encoding PKD domain-containing protein produces the protein MKKLLLILILTLVALPLWADHVVGGEMVYRFISSSGGNTTYLVQLKLFIRCDAETGQIDGSAPISAIDMDNGSEYTTESAKLRSNIIIDNSNSEIDPCIISPPKICYRICTYETRITLPDNVRGYTLAYQRCCRRAGLTNIISMGNTVGGTYSAFIPANSYENNSPFFDKEKVVIMCSGKPFTYDYHAADPDGDSLVYKFVPAYTGGSANVPSPDPASNPPYYSVQYQFPFSAAQPLGRRVKIDSSTGLISGDAPTSGLYIVTVAAEEYRNGIKLGEHRKELMLSVTNCVKQVVAAVPVNYPDFYNCKSYTIDIPNLSTPDKTYYWNFGDGDTLVTNEGDIIQHTYADTGVYKVVLKVDPISNCSDSTTFNIIVFPENQFDITTSGLCLTKPTNFQLNASIAYGAIDSLAWNFGDGGTSDQINPIYQYNNSGNYNVSVFTQTTKGCKEMVRTSANIYNKPPLTASADTVLCKTNSLQVSANSNVSGTYFWSPNYAISDLSINNPIITPLEDTTYTVTFTDDIGCVATKDIFIDVRDTLLISAGLDSLICTGDPINLHGVSDGPYGYVWKDLNTQNTVSNSLETIITPTSNTNYELTAMLGTCRTVDTVSFSLIDPPRAFAGLDTSICYGTVAHLNASGGAFYQWQPADQVANANLPNTITAPVATTNFTVSVTDTLGCPKAVLDSVLVTVIPPVEAFAGNDTIIIRGQPFQLNATGGTYYSWSPINGLSDPNIANPFTTINQDFTYTVTAYTPEGCNGSDDIFIRFITGPDMYVPTAFSPNGDGRNDVFRPVPVGITQLKYFRVFDRWGKLVFETNAYMQGWDGFVGGKKADAATYTWLAEGLDINGKTIQRKGYVVLLR, from the coding sequence GTGAAAAAATTATTATTAATCCTGATATTGACACTCGTAGCCCTCCCGCTATGGGCCGATCACGTGGTCGGTGGGGAGATGGTATACCGTTTCATCAGTTCCTCCGGGGGAAATACAACTTACCTCGTTCAATTAAAATTATTTATCCGCTGCGATGCCGAAACGGGACAAATAGATGGCTCCGCTCCTATTTCGGCAATAGATATGGATAATGGCAGTGAATACACTACCGAATCTGCCAAGTTAAGAAGTAACATAATAATCGATAATAGTAATTCAGAAATTGATCCCTGTATAATTTCTCCACCAAAAATTTGTTATAGGATATGTACCTATGAAACAAGGATAACTCTTCCGGATAATGTTCGGGGCTATACGTTAGCCTATCAAAGATGTTGTCGCCGGGCAGGTTTGACTAATATCATTTCTATGGGTAATACCGTGGGGGGTACTTATTCGGCGTTCATCCCCGCAAATTCTTATGAGAATAACAGCCCATTTTTCGACAAAGAGAAAGTAGTCATCATGTGTTCGGGCAAACCCTTTACATATGATTACCATGCCGCCGACCCTGATGGTGATTCCCTAGTATATAAATTCGTTCCTGCCTATACGGGAGGTAGTGCCAATGTGCCGAGTCCTGATCCAGCTTCGAACCCTCCCTATTATTCAGTTCAATACCAATTCCCATTTTCAGCGGCTCAGCCACTGGGGAGGCGGGTGAAAATAGATTCCTCTACAGGACTTATCTCGGGAGATGCGCCTACCAGCGGACTTTACATAGTAACTGTTGCCGCGGAAGAATATAGGAACGGCATAAAACTAGGTGAACACCGCAAAGAGCTGATGCTTTCGGTAACTAATTGTGTGAAACAAGTAGTGGCAGCAGTACCGGTTAATTATCCAGACTTTTACAATTGCAAAAGTTATACGATTGATATACCGAACCTAAGCACCCCGGACAAAACTTATTACTGGAATTTCGGTGATGGAGATACACTTGTTACAAACGAGGGAGATATCATTCAACATACTTACGCGGATACAGGAGTTTATAAAGTTGTTTTAAAAGTAGATCCGATCAGTAATTGTAGCGATAGCACTACTTTTAACATCATCGTATTTCCGGAAAACCAATTCGATATTACTACATCCGGCCTATGCCTTACGAAGCCTACCAATTTCCAATTAAATGCTTCTATCGCGTATGGAGCCATTGATAGTTTAGCCTGGAATTTCGGAGATGGAGGCACGTCCGATCAAATTAATCCAATCTACCAATATAACAATAGTGGGAATTACAATGTATCAGTGTTTACCCAAACAACGAAAGGCTGCAAGGAAATGGTCCGAACGAGTGCAAATATTTACAATAAACCACCGTTGACAGCTTCGGCAGACACCGTTCTTTGTAAAACCAATTCATTACAAGTATCAGCAAATAGTAATGTTAGCGGAACATATTTCTGGTCCCCAAATTATGCTATTTCTGACCTGTCGATTAACAACCCCATTATAACACCATTAGAAGACACGACTTATACCGTAACTTTCACGGACGATATCGGTTGCGTGGCAACTAAGGACATTTTCATTGATGTCCGAGATACCTTATTGATATCAGCGGGTCTAGATTCATTGATTTGTACTGGAGATCCAATTAATTTGCACGGTGTTTCGGATGGTCCCTACGGATATGTTTGGAAGGATTTAAATACCCAAAATACGGTCAGTAACTCCCTGGAAACAATAATTACACCTACCAGTAATACAAATTATGAACTTACTGCGATGCTGGGTACCTGTAGAACAGTCGATACGGTCTCGTTTAGCTTGATAGATCCGCCCCGCGCCTTTGCCGGCCTCGATACCAGTATATGCTACGGAACCGTAGCTCATTTAAATGCCAGCGGGGGCGCTTTTTACCAATGGCAACCAGCGGATCAGGTCGCGAATGCAAACCTACCTAATACGATCACGGCACCGGTGGCGACTACGAATTTTACCGTTAGTGTTACGGATACTTTGGGTTGTCCTAAAGCGGTTCTTGATTCCGTTTTGGTAACCGTTATCCCCCCCGTGGAAGCATTTGCAGGAAATGATACGATTATCATCCGCGGCCAGCCTTTCCAATTAAACGCTACCGGGGGCACATATTACAGTTGGAGCCCAATAAACGGATTAAGCGACCCCAATATTGCAAACCCTTTTACAACCATCAACCAAGATTTTACATATACCGTTACGGCTTATACGCCGGAGGGATGTAATGGCAGCGATGATATTTTCATCCGCTTTATTACCGGACCCGATATGTATGTACCCACCGCTTTCTCACCTAACGGCGATGGCAGAAACGATGTTTTCCGTCCCGTGCCCGTTGGTATTACCCAACTGAAATATTTCCGCGTTTTTGACCGCTGGGGAAAACTCGTTTTCGAAACCAATGCTTATATGCAAGGTTGGGATGGATTCGTTGGAGGCAAAAAAGCCGATGCCGCAACTTACACCTGGTTAGCAGAAGGATTGGATATCAATGGAAAAACAATCCAAAGGAAAGGGTACGTAGTACTTTTACGCTAA
- a CDS encoding alpha/beta fold hydrolase, with translation MYKTITYQDHHTGAYLVEGTGPTVVLLHGFAEDNSVWQYQIDYLSNRNKLIVPNFPGTGNADLNAEQLSIEGMADYINTILEFENEEQVIMIGHSMGGYVSLAFAEKYPSKLKGFGLFHSSALADTPEKVSAREKSIRMIREYGNEAFIKQAIPNMFGENYKKEYPDLLAEYIRRANGIATETLIAYYEAMIHRPGRTKILQETTVPVLFIIGTDDNAVPLDVITPQTSLPMVSSIHVLQGVGHMGLWEDFEESNFQLQAFIDFCMSRS, from the coding sequence ATGTATAAAACGATAACCTACCAAGATCATCATACAGGCGCCTATTTAGTAGAGGGAACAGGTCCGACCGTCGTCTTGCTACATGGATTTGCAGAAGATAATAGTGTTTGGCAATATCAAATTGATTATCTTAGTAACAGGAATAAGTTAATTGTACCGAATTTCCCGGGAACCGGAAATGCCGATCTAAACGCCGAACAACTCAGCATCGAAGGTATGGCGGATTATATCAACACCATCCTTGAATTTGAAAACGAGGAACAGGTAATCATGATCGGCCATTCTATGGGAGGATACGTAAGCTTAGCCTTTGCAGAGAAATATCCTTCCAAGCTGAAAGGTTTCGGGCTATTTCATTCATCAGCATTAGCAGATACCCCGGAAAAGGTAAGCGCCAGGGAAAAATCCATCCGGATGATACGGGAGTATGGTAATGAAGCCTTTATAAAACAAGCGATCCCCAATATGTTCGGGGAAAATTATAAAAAAGAATACCCGGATTTATTAGCAGAATATATCCGTAGAGCCAATGGTATAGCAACGGAAACTTTAATTGCTTATTATGAAGCAATGATTCATAGGCCAGGTAGAACCAAAATCTTGCAGGAAACTACCGTACCGGTACTATTCATCATAGGAACAGATGATAACGCGGTTCCCCTAGATGTCATAACCCCTCAAACATCTTTGCCGATGGTTAGTAGCATCCACGTATTACAAGGGGTAGGTCATATGGGCTTATGGGAGGATTTCGAAGAGAGCAACTTCCAGTTGCAAGCATTTATAGACTTTTGTATGAGCCGGTCTTGA
- the lnt gene encoding apolipoprotein N-acyltransferase — translation MKTSIPSKIQYLLLSILSGLLLWASWPTSPLTFLIFIAFIPIIILAERIEKVATYALLTFLSLLVWNVGTTWWVGNTPVPASGVFANIFNSMLMLFPLLAFRGTLHRFGKPVGYLSLVVYWLTFEHIHYNWELSWPWLTVGNVFAMHPNWIQWYEYTGSSGGTLWVLLVNILIYRAVLYAFTDQKVKKKLLQFIVPAAIISIPILLGPSLRFIGTFILKARSIEVVIVQPNIDPYDEKFDAGSSLEQLNHLLELTSRKITSNTRYIIWPETALFTTSVQENRINQTLELRSIRNFLQSYPDATIITGAVTYKFYTAGEEIPSTSRVTENGDHYDVFNSALQIDTSQAVQIYHKSKLVPGVELIPYLRYFSFLKDLALDFGGITGSYGRNGGVPFFSNPKYDINTLPLICYESVYSEYVAETVRKGPNFIAIITNDGWWGDTQGYKQHLQYARIRAIETRRWIARSANTGSSAFISPSGAIIDPQPYWQASVISYNLKTLPFQTFYVKYGDYLAKISVLITLALLVYSIVHRIIQRRKHV, via the coding sequence ATGAAGACAAGCATACCAAGCAAGATTCAATATTTACTGTTAAGCATTTTATCGGGATTATTACTCTGGGCATCTTGGCCAACCTCCCCGCTTACCTTCTTGATATTCATCGCCTTTATCCCGATCATTATCTTGGCAGAAAGGATAGAAAAGGTGGCAACGTACGCCCTGCTAACCTTTTTATCTTTACTGGTTTGGAACGTAGGTACCACCTGGTGGGTTGGCAATACCCCCGTTCCGGCTAGCGGCGTGTTTGCGAATATTTTCAATAGCATGCTAATGTTGTTCCCTTTGCTAGCCTTCCGCGGAACATTGCACCGTTTCGGGAAACCCGTTGGATATTTAAGCCTGGTGGTATACTGGCTCACCTTCGAGCATATTCATTATAATTGGGAACTAAGTTGGCCTTGGCTTACAGTTGGAAATGTGTTCGCGATGCATCCCAATTGGATCCAGTGGTATGAATACACGGGAAGCAGCGGGGGAACGCTTTGGGTTTTGCTAGTGAATATATTGATATATAGGGCTGTATTATACGCTTTTACCGATCAAAAAGTGAAAAAGAAACTCCTGCAATTTATAGTACCCGCAGCCATTATATCTATACCGATTTTACTGGGCCCTTCCTTGAGATTCATCGGTACATTCATATTAAAAGCTAGAAGTATCGAAGTTGTAATAGTGCAACCTAATATCGATCCGTACGATGAGAAGTTTGATGCGGGGAGCTCGTTAGAACAATTAAATCACCTGCTGGAACTTACATCGCGAAAAATCACATCGAATACCAGGTATATAATTTGGCCTGAAACTGCCTTATTTACGACTAGCGTCCAGGAAAACCGCATAAATCAAACACTGGAATTACGTAGTATCAGGAACTTTTTACAATCATATCCCGATGCTACAATCATTACCGGTGCAGTTACCTATAAATTTTATACTGCCGGTGAGGAAATACCTTCAACCAGCAGGGTAACTGAAAACGGGGATCATTACGATGTATTTAATTCCGCGCTACAAATCGATACTTCGCAGGCCGTTCAAATATATCATAAATCGAAGCTGGTTCCCGGTGTAGAGCTAATCCCGTACTTAAGATATTTTAGTTTTTTAAAAGACCTGGCCTTAGATTTTGGCGGCATTACCGGTAGTTATGGTAGAAACGGCGGCGTACCTTTTTTTTCCAACCCTAAATATGATATAAACACCTTGCCTTTAATTTGCTATGAATCTGTATATAGCGAATATGTGGCGGAAACGGTAAGAAAAGGCCCTAATTTCATTGCAATTATCACCAATGACGGTTGGTGGGGAGATACGCAAGGCTACAAGCAGCACTTGCAATACGCGAGGATACGTGCGATCGAAACGCGGAGGTGGATCGCGCGGAGCGCCAACACGGGCAGTTCCGCATTTATCAGCCCATCCGGTGCAATTATCGACCCTCAACCATATTGGCAAGCCAGCGTTATTAGTTATAACCTGAAAACACTTCCATTTCAAACATTTTATGTGAAATATGGAGACTATCTAGCCAAAATTAGCGTTCTTATAACTTTAGCTTTGTTGGTTTATAGCATCGTCCATAGAATTATACAAAGGAGAAAACATGTATAA
- the guaB gene encoding IMP dehydrogenase: MPAGKSKPKFVADGLTFDDVLIVPAYSEVLPREVNTATQLTKNIRINIPMVSAAMDTVTEAELAIALAREGGVGILHKSMSIERQAEMVRKVKRSENGLILDPLTLPADSTIGHALKVMKENKIGGIPIVSKDNKLVGILTNRDLRFEKNTKRSISEVMTKENLITAPEGTDLKKAEKILQQYKIEKLPVVSKQGKLVGLITYRDIIQLKSYPNAAKDGYGRLLAGAALGITNDILERAQALINVGVDVVSLDSSHGHSKGVVEALKKLKKAFPKLEVIAGNVATAEGALALYQAGADAVKVGVGPGSICTTRIVTGAGFPQLSAIMDASAALKKTGVPVIADGGIRYTGDMVKALVAGASAVMAGSIFAGVEESPGETIIYEGRKFKSYRGMGSIEAMTEGSKDRYFQDQEDDIKKLVPEGIVGRVPYKGTLSEVIQQFTGGLRAGMGLSGSKDMKALQNAQFVKITAATVRENHPHDVVITKEAPNYSR, translated from the coding sequence ATGCCTGCGGGAAAATCCAAACCGAAATTTGTAGCGGATGGCCTCACCTTTGATGACGTACTGATTGTACCGGCTTATTCGGAAGTTCTACCAAGAGAGGTAAATACTGCCACTCAACTTACCAAAAACATACGTATTAACATACCTATGGTATCTGCCGCGATGGATACTGTAACGGAAGCTGAATTGGCAATTGCCCTAGCCCGTGAAGGGGGCGTTGGTATTCTGCATAAAAGCATGAGTATCGAAAGGCAAGCCGAAATGGTACGTAAAGTGAAGCGTAGCGAAAATGGCTTAATCCTCGACCCACTCACACTGCCTGCCGATTCTACCATCGGCCACGCATTGAAAGTGATGAAGGAAAATAAAATCGGCGGTATTCCAATCGTCAGCAAAGACAACAAGCTTGTTGGTATCCTGACCAACCGTGATCTCCGCTTCGAAAAAAACACGAAACGCTCGATCAGCGAGGTAATGACCAAGGAAAACTTGATTACCGCACCAGAGGGAACCGACCTTAAAAAAGCTGAAAAAATCCTCCAACAATATAAAATCGAAAAATTACCTGTCGTTAGTAAGCAAGGTAAATTGGTCGGTTTAATTACTTACCGCGATATCATCCAACTCAAAAGCTACCCTAATGCAGCTAAAGACGGTTATGGTCGCTTACTGGCAGGCGCCGCTCTAGGTATCACCAACGATATCCTGGAAAGGGCGCAAGCTTTGATCAACGTTGGGGTGGATGTAGTATCGCTGGATAGCTCACACGGCCATTCCAAGGGCGTAGTAGAAGCGTTGAAAAAATTAAAGAAAGCATTTCCAAAATTAGAAGTGATAGCCGGGAACGTGGCAACAGCCGAAGGCGCACTTGCCTTGTACCAAGCCGGGGCCGATGCCGTTAAAGTAGGAGTAGGACCTGGTTCCATCTGTACTACCCGCATCGTTACAGGTGCAGGTTTCCCACAATTATCCGCTATCATGGATGCTTCCGCAGCATTGAAGAAAACCGGGGTTCCGGTGATTGCAGATGGCGGCATCCGCTATACAGGCGATATGGTGAAAGCCTTAGTGGCCGGCGCTTCCGCTGTAATGGCAGGTTCTATCTTCGCAGGTGTCGAAGAAAGTCCGGGAGAAACGATCATTTACGAAGGACGTAAGTTCAAATCATACCGGGGGATGGGTTCTATCGAAGCGATGACAGAAGGTAGTAAAGACCGTTATTTCCAGGACCAGGAAGATGATATTAAGAAATTGGTTCCAGAAGGGATCGTGGGACGTGTTCCTTATAAAGGAACCTTGAGCGAAGTGATACAGCAATTCACAGGCGGTTTACGCGCCGGTATGGGATTGAGCGGATCTAAAGACATGAAAGCATTACAAAATGCTCAATTCGTGAAAATCACCGCTGCCACCGTACGCGAAAACCATCCTCACGATGTAGTCATAACAAAAGAAGCACCGAACTACAGCAGGTAG
- the dprA gene encoding DNA-processing protein DprA — translation MQEELLFQVALTMIPQIGNAIGRELLEHVGAASDIFKLSRRKLELIPSVGPIRAQIIKSFQDFERVEQELKFIEKYNVQTLWLQDAAYPQKLSHCNDAPLMLYFKGNADLNRERIISIVGTRHPSAYGLQLCRDLVTDLNDKNVMIISGLAYGIDIAAHRTCLKTGIPTIGVLGHGLDRIYPQIHLPEAREMLQHGGLLTDFPSRTEPGRQHFPRRNRIVAGLSSATIVIESGEKGGSMITARLAFDYNRDVFAFPGRVNDPASRGCLQLVQSQKAALVKNAQDILEALGWEDNRLRTYTPQRSIFPSLGNDEVIIFNLLQNHKILHIDDITRESGFNTGKANGILLGLELQSVIRTLPGKMYELL, via the coding sequence ATGCAAGAAGAATTACTTTTCCAGGTAGCACTCACCATGATACCTCAAATTGGGAATGCCATTGGAAGGGAGTTATTAGAACATGTTGGCGCAGCCAGCGACATCTTCAAACTCTCCAGGCGTAAATTAGAACTAATTCCGAGCGTGGGCCCCATTAGGGCGCAGATAATTAAATCCTTCCAGGATTTTGAACGTGTGGAGCAGGAATTAAAGTTCATAGAAAAATATAACGTTCAAACATTGTGGTTGCAGGATGCGGCTTATCCGCAAAAGTTAAGTCATTGCAACGATGCTCCCCTAATGCTGTATTTTAAAGGAAATGCAGATTTGAACCGGGAGCGCATCATCAGTATCGTTGGAACACGCCATCCTTCAGCTTACGGGCTTCAATTATGCCGAGACCTGGTTACAGATCTGAATGATAAAAACGTAATGATCATTAGCGGATTAGCTTACGGGATCGATATCGCGGCGCACAGGACCTGCTTAAAAACCGGCATACCTACTATCGGCGTTTTGGGGCATGGCTTGGATCGAATTTATCCACAAATACACCTGCCGGAAGCAAGGGAAATGTTACAACATGGCGGCCTGTTAACCGACTTCCCCAGCAGGACGGAACCCGGGCGCCAGCATTTCCCGAGAAGAAACCGTATCGTTGCCGGGCTGTCATCGGCCACAATAGTGATCGAATCCGGTGAAAAGGGCGGCTCCATGATAACGGCCAGGCTTGCATTTGATTACAACAGGGATGTTTTCGCATTCCCCGGGCGTGTTAACGACCCGGCATCCCGGGGATGCTTGCAACTGGTGCAATCACAAAAGGCAGCCCTCGTCAAAAATGCACAAGATATTCTCGAAGCTTTGGGTTGGGAAGACAACAGGCTTAGAACCTACACGCCGCAAAGATCGATCTTCCCGTCCCTGGGGAATGATGAGGTAATAATTTTCAATCTATTACAAAATCATAAAATTTTGCATATCGATGATATTACCCGCGAATCGGGTTTCAATACAGGCAAGGCGAACGGGATACTGTTGGGATTGGAGCTGCAATCGGTCATAAGAACCTTACCGGGAAAGATGTATGAATTGTTATAA
- a CDS encoding 5'-nucleotidase, lipoprotein e(P4) family — MKRLNIFIILICILSACKTSQHVSRDSSSPEQPYLLLPGGPAWGALYTQHAGEYRALCFQAYQLAKMRLDVLLTRQTFRPIAIVTDIDETILDNSPYSAGRALEGKEYSDESWKVWTDKASADTVPGGASFFKYAASRGVTIYYISNRKTNEATATLKNLKSFGFPFADNEHLLLKSTTSSKADRRNEVSKKFEIVMLLGDNLADFADVFEGHKSTAERNAVVDSLRVQFGDKFIMLPNAMYGDWQNALIDYQYGAGMGQRDSLLRARLVR, encoded by the coding sequence ATGAAACGCTTGAACATTTTTATCATACTCATCTGTATTTTGAGTGCGTGTAAAACATCGCAACATGTTAGCCGTGATTCATCTTCCCCGGAGCAACCGTATTTGCTGTTACCCGGCGGGCCTGCTTGGGGCGCTTTGTACACGCAACACGCCGGTGAATACAGGGCTTTATGCTTCCAGGCGTACCAACTTGCCAAAATGCGTTTAGATGTATTGTTGACAAGACAAACATTTCGTCCAATCGCGATCGTAACTGATATCGATGAAACGATCCTGGATAATAGTCCTTATAGTGCCGGCCGCGCTTTAGAAGGCAAGGAGTATTCTGATGAAAGCTGGAAGGTATGGACTGATAAAGCCAGCGCAGATACGGTTCCCGGCGGCGCTAGTTTCTTTAAATATGCTGCTTCCCGCGGCGTAACAATTTACTATATCAGTAACCGGAAAACGAATGAAGCAACCGCTACTTTGAAGAATTTAAAGTCCTTCGGTTTCCCTTTCGCGGATAATGAACACCTGTTATTGAAGTCTACCACTTCTTCTAAAGCGGATCGCAGGAACGAGGTGTCTAAAAAGTTTGAAATCGTGATGCTGTTAGGCGATAATCTTGCGGATTTCGCGGATGTATTTGAAGGGCATAAATCGACCGCGGAACGCAATGCTGTTGTTGATTCATTGAGGGTGCAATTCGGGGATAAATTTATTATGTTGCCGAATGCCATGTACGGTGATTGGCAGAATGCGTTGATCGATTACCAATACGGTGCCGGGATGGGTCAGAGGGATAGTTTGTTGCGGGCAAGGCTGGTTCGCTAA
- a CDS encoding OmpA family protein — protein sequence MKKQTLLLACLLAWSCISWAQAVNYTSAGKKAQHNYDKAVEALRFYRDDEAIKYLEAALKSSPNFIEAMGQMGFIRLQLKQYSEAIAYFEKMMQLDPDQLKLIGFAYSKSLAGTGKFQEALDMIQRYLEVARNTTNKPLLFRENMKFAVNNSQPVPFEPKNLGPNINSAEPEYFPSTTIDLSTLIFTRRVKNVNEDFFMSHKDSTHPWSPAVNMGEPINTSYNEGAQNISQDGEMIVFTGCDFPEGFGSCDIYYSIKENGQWSQPQNIGKAINTDAWETQPSLSADNQTLYFVRGTSNHGHDIYTSTRDRNGNWTTAVPLGSTINTDGNETTPFIHADNQTLFFASDGWPGYGQQDIFVSKRQADGSWGKPLNLGYPINTIEEDASLVVAADGKTAYFASDRPDGYGQLDIYSFELYPSIRPSRTIYVKGNVYDSLTREPLIAVIDLIDLSNGQTSATIRSDKTGNFLVPLPVGKDYAFNVNRRGYLFYSDHFTLTKDLDHSKPFERDIPLQPLAIDAEIVLKNIFFATKEYKLEAASEVELNKLVALLENNPGMKVEINGHTDNVGKDEDNMVLSRNRAKSVVDYIIAKGIDPGRITAKGYGETQPVADNNTEEGRAQNRRTTLKILSLH from the coding sequence ATGAAAAAACAAACCTTATTATTGGCCTGTTTACTTGCCTGGTCCTGCATTTCATGGGCGCAGGCTGTAAATTATACCTCCGCGGGAAAAAAAGCCCAGCATAATTATGATAAAGCCGTGGAAGCGCTACGTTTCTACCGGGACGATGAAGCTATTAAATACCTGGAAGCAGCGTTAAAATCCAGTCCCAATTTTATTGAAGCCATGGGACAGATGGGTTTCATCCGCTTACAACTCAAGCAATATTCCGAAGCAATTGCCTATTTCGAAAAAATGATGCAGCTGGATCCTGACCAGTTAAAATTAATCGGGTTTGCCTACAGCAAATCATTGGCCGGAACCGGGAAATTCCAGGAAGCGCTGGATATGATTCAGCGGTATTTGGAAGTAGCCAGAAATACGACCAATAAGCCTTTACTGTTCAGGGAAAACATGAAGTTCGCTGTAAATAACAGCCAACCCGTTCCTTTCGAACCGAAAAATCTCGGGCCTAACATCAACTCGGCCGAACCGGAATATTTTCCATCAACGACGATCGATCTATCAACACTCATATTTACCAGGCGTGTAAAAAATGTAAATGAAGATTTTTTCATGTCGCATAAAGACAGTACCCATCCCTGGTCGCCGGCAGTAAATATGGGCGAGCCTATTAACACATCATACAACGAGGGGGCGCAAAATATTTCTCAAGATGGTGAAATGATCGTATTCACGGGTTGCGACTTCCCTGAAGGATTCGGAAGTTGCGATATTTATTATTCTATCAAGGAAAACGGGCAATGGTCACAACCTCAAAACATCGGCAAGGCAATAAATACCGATGCGTGGGAAACACAACCATCTTTATCTGCCGATAATCAAACGTTGTACTTCGTTCGCGGCACCTCCAATCACGGCCACGACATTTATACCAGCACCAGGGATCGGAACGGTAACTGGACTACAGCCGTTCCGCTTGGATCCACGATCAATACGGATGGAAATGAAACCACACCATTTATCCATGCCGACAACCAAACATTATTTTTTGCTTCCGATGGATGGCCCGGTTATGGACAGCAAGATATTTTTGTTTCTAAACGCCAGGCCGATGGCAGTTGGGGCAAACCTTTAAATTTAGGCTACCCGATCAATACTATCGAAGAAGATGCCAGCTTGGTTGTAGCGGCAGATGGCAAAACGGCCTACTTTGCTTCCGACCGACCGGATGGCTACGGGCAACTTGATATTTATAGTTTTGAATTATATCCAAGCATACGGCCATCGCGCACCATTTATGTAAAAGGAAATGTGTATGACTCTTTAACCAGGGAGCCGCTCATCGCCGTTATTGATCTCATTGATTTATCGAATGGTCAGACTTCCGCCACTATACGTAGTGACAAAACAGGAAACTTCCTGGTTCCGCTACCTGTCGGCAAAGATTATGCATTCAATGTAAACCGCAGGGGGTATTTATTCTATTCGGATCATTTCACCTTAACAAAGGATCTGGACCATTCCAAGCCATTTGAACGGGATATTCCGTTACAACCTTTAGCGATCGATGCAGAAATCGTATTAAAGAATATCTTCTTTGCCACCAAGGAATACAAACTGGAAGCAGCATCGGAAGTTGAATTGAATAAACTAGTAGCGTTGCTGGAAAACAACCCCGGCATGAAAGTAGAAATCAACGGTCATACCGACAATGTAGGAAAGGATGAAGATAATATGGTATTATCTCGAAACAGGGCCAAATCCGTTGTAGACTATATCATTGCTAAAGGAATAGATCCTGGAAGAATTACCGCGAAAGGCTACGGCGAAACACAGCCCGTTGCCGACAATAATACGGAAGAAGGCCGCGCACAAAACCGCAGAACCACACTGAAGATACTAAGCTTACACTAA
- a CDS encoding 7-carboxy-7-deazaguanine synthase QueE: MQTQTMNIIQTDTLPVMEAFYTLQGEGFYQGQAAYFIRLGGCDVGCHWCDVKDSWDIDKHPRQAVREIVDTAASQPGRIAVITGGEPLLHDLTLLTKYLHKAGFRTHIETSGSSPISGSLDWITLSPKKFKAPLTEVTQRAHELKVVIYNKSDFAWAEKYAAQTNKHCKLYLQPEWSRAAEMTPLIVDYIKENPQWQLSLQIHKYINVP; encoded by the coding sequence ATGCAGACGCAGACGATGAACATCATACAGACAGATACCTTACCCGTGATGGAAGCATTTTATACCTTGCAAGGGGAAGGTTTTTACCAAGGGCAGGCTGCCTATTTTATCCGCTTAGGTGGTTGCGATGTAGGTTGCCATTGGTGTGATGTGAAAGATAGTTGGGATATCGACAAACATCCCAGGCAAGCTGTCCGGGAAATTGTGGATACCGCTGCTTCCCAGCCCGGCAGGATAGCCGTAATTACCGGTGGAGAACCTTTACTGCATGATCTAACGCTGCTAACTAAGTACTTGCATAAGGCGGGCTTCCGAACACATATCGAAACTTCCGGCTCATCGCCCATCAGCGGATCTTTGGACTGGATCACGCTCTCCCCGAAAAAATTTAAAGCGCCGTTAACAGAAGTTACCCAGCGCGCCCACGAGTTAAAAGTAGTTATCTATAATAAATCGGACTTTGCCTGGGCCGAAAAATATGCGGCGCAAACCAACAAGCATTGCAAACTATACCTACAACCGGAATGGAGCCGCGCTGCTGAAATGACACCTTTAATCGTTGATTATATCAAGGAAAATCCCCAATGGCAACTTTCCCTGCAAATACATAAATATATTAACGTTCCTTAA